A segment of the Candidatus Synechococcus calcipolaris G9 genome:
AAATGGGCTTCCGTGCCATAAAAGCTTGTAGTTCTTCAAGAAACAGGTTTTGCTCCTCTGGGGATGCCTGGTCAAACCCGCGTAGTTCGCTTTGTCCGCCCAGGGTGAGAATATCGGAACTCAGCTGATCAAATTGCCCCAGGATCACTGACACCTCCCGGTTGACCTTGGCCTGCTCCCGCAATCGAATATCTGCCCGTTCAGCGTGTTTCTGGGATAGAAAAACAAAGCTGAGGGTACTCCCCAACAGTAGGGTCAGGGGAACAAAGGTAAGCAGAATATGGCGAAACCAAAACAGGGAACGGGAGTTGAATTTCATAAAAGATTAATCTTCTCAAATTCATTCACAAATATGTATATTATAAAAACCGAAAAGCAATAAAAACGATACTCACCCCAATCTGTACCCCCATCACCGGCAAGCCATAGCGTAAAAACCGATAAAAGGAAATTTTACCCCCATGCAATTCAGCAATCCCTGCTGCAACAATATTGGCAGAAGCCCCCACCAATGTGCCATTTCCTCCCAAGGTTGCCCCCAGCATCATGGCATAGAACAGCGGTAACACCAGGGACGGAAATTGCCCGGAAAAATTGGGGTCTACCATTTCTGCTGTGATTAAATTCACATTAAATAAATATTGTTTCAGGAGGGGCACCATTGCCACAACTAGGGGAATATTGGGTACAACGCTGGACAGGAGGGCGACCAATACCATCAGGACAATACAGCCGAGGGCAATATTCTGCCCTAAAACCATACCTAAAATAGTTGAAAGTTGGCGCACCACTCCCGTTTTTTCCAATCCACCAATCATCACAAAGGTACACATAAAGAAAATTAGCGTACTCCAGTCAACATCCTTGAGAATGTTGTTCACGGTGTCAATTTTGCTTTGATGGGCAAGAAATAAAGCTAATCCTGCCCCCATTAGGGCAACGGCCCCAGGTTGGACGGGAATAGGTAAGGATTCGCCCACGACAAATAAAAACAAAACCAATGCCATGATTAGGGAGCCAAAGGCAAGGGTACGGGGGTGATTAATGGGGGGTAATTTTAGGTTTTCATATCCGGCAAATTGACTATTCCAAGTTTTAGAGAATAATACGGGTAGTAGACAAATAATGGCAACAATTGCCAAGACACCGCCTAAACTCAAACGCTGCATATACTCGATGAAGGTAATATTAATACCATCGCCAACAATAAATGTCGCCGGATCCCCCACAAGGGTTAATAACCCGGCACTATTGGCCACCAATACCATCAAGATTAAGAGGGGTGCAAAATCAATGCCAATATCTTGGGCTAAGGGAGGGATAAGGGGAGCCAGTAGCATGACGGTGGTGGCATTGGGTAGCACAGCACAGATGGGGGTGGTAATAGCGACAATTCCCAGCAAAAGTAACTTGCCACTGCCACGGGATAGCTTTACCATTTGACCAGCAAGATAGCTGAAAATCTGAGTAGGTTCAAAGGCACGGATTAAAACCATGATGCCAAAGAAGAGGGCGATCGTGGCATGACTTTGACTAATATAATCAATCGCTTCGCCCAGGGTCATCACATGGGTAAAAACTAAGATTAAGGCCCCTAAAAAAGCAGCAACCATGAGATGAACTTTTTCAAACATGATCGCCAGAATGACTGATACAAATGTTGTGAGACTAATGAATGCAGAAATGTTTTCCATGGCTTCCTAGGAAAGAGTAGGGCGGATGGATAAAAAAAGGGATGATGCTCTCTCCCTGGCTATGGCAGCGAGAAACCTGCCGTCACGTTCTACACCATGAACGCTAGGGGGAAGATAATGTAAAAAAGCCCCGACTCTTAGGAGAATCTGAGCATTGGCTGTGGCAAATAGTCAGCGGGCGATCGCCCGTTAGTCTGTCATCTAAACTTTTGGGACGGATTAACCCCAAGGGGCAACCAGCACCGTTGGCCCAGGGCGATCGTCATCGGCAAAAACTTGATCTGCATTTAATAGCCTCCAGAGTCTAAGCGGGTACAAGGGCAAGACATTGAAGTACGAGCCAAGGACACTGACCAGGCCATCATTTTCAGTGAAAATGCTTCCTTTCAGTCTCCCCTCAATGCCTACGAAGTTAGCTGACGGGCTAGGACTGAGAGATGTCCCACTTAGATCCCTAATCTGTATTCCCAACCTGACATTGAAAATCACAGATTAGTCTTTCTAGGTTTACGCCCCAGGGTGTGGTTCCTCCGCTTCATCACTGTCATGGCTACATCGCCCATGAGTAGTAATGAACTAGGCTGACTTGCTTAAATTTTTAGACATCCTAGCATATACAGCTTAACTTTTGACTTACTTTTTTTTGGTACGGCGGACTTGGGGTAGTCGTTTTTTCAGGATGGTAAACAGGCCCGTAGAGCTTGAGCTAAGACAAGGGCCGTAGGATAGCGATCGATCAGGCGGGGTTCTGTGGCCTGATGAATCACTTGACGCAAGGGTTCGGGGATACTCGATTCCTCTAGAATTTGTAGGCGGTGTACCCCTTGACGGTGGCGATAAAACCGAATTGGACTATCCCCCATCAGTAAAAAGACGAGGGTTGCGCCCACGGCATAAATATCGGACTGGGTATGGGGATTTCCCATCATTTGCTCTGGGGCACTGTAGCCTTCTACGGCAATCCGAGTTCCGGGGGAATGGCCCGCTTCCTTCACCGCCCCAAAGTCAATTAATACCACTTGATTGTCCCGCGATCGCACCAGAAGATTACTGGGCTTAAGATCTCGATGGATAACAGGCGGGTCTTGGCCATGGATATAGTCTAGGATGCCGCAGGCCTGTAACATCCACTGAATGGCTTGGACAGGATCCACCGGCCCATTGCGAAGCACCCACCGCTCTAAATCCAGACCATGGATGAGTTCCATGACCAGATATTTTTTGTTATTCTCGACAAAGTAATCATAAAATGTTGGAATCCCAGCATAACAGAGAGATTGCAAAATCCGGGCTTCCCGCTCAAATAGTTCCTGGGCCTTCTCGACCGATTCCATATCTGCCCGTAGCTCTTTGAGTACCCGCACTTCTGGTAAGCCTTTGCGGGGCGAGGGTTCAGTATGTTGCTGACAAACTAAATAGGTTGTTCCCATCCCACCGTGGCCCAAAAGTCGCAGCACTTGATAATCCCGAATTGTCCGCTGGACATTGAGGGGTTCGCCACAGTGAATACAAAACAAATTCCCTGGCACATTCCCCACATGGGTACATCCCGCCAAGGTAGGGGCACTTCGTTTTTGGTGCTGCTCCAGAAACTGAATAATGGGCCCCGTCGCCCCCAGTTGCAGTAAGCTGCCGTTGGATAACGTGCCTTCACTGACAAGTTTGCCATCTAAAAATGTGCCCATGGTGCCACAACTCTTCAGATACCAGCGACCCAGGTTTTCGGGATCTCGATAGCAAGCTAATTCAGTGTGATACCGGCCGATTAAAATGTCATTCAAAATTACATCATTATCCGCTGCCCGCCCAATTCGGATTAACGTTTTCAGGGGAAACCGCCATGTTTTAACTGGCGTGCGCTTCCAAGGGTCTAAGAGGTGCAGGATAATCACAGTGCTAAAACGAGATAATCGGACATTAATTAAAGCGTGAATTAAAATAAATAACTTAAAACAAATAATTAAGTTGCGATCGCAGTTTCATGCGGGCAGCAATCACCGTTAAATTATCATGACCATTAAATTCATTCCCCAATTGAACGAGTTGATAGACTCCCTGGCGTAAATCCGCCTTAAAATCTAGCATAGGTAGGATATGACTCACCACATGGGATTCTAAGCAACGATTATCCGTCAAACCATCGGAGCAAAGTAACAGCAGGGTATCCTCGTGAACCTCAATATCATAAACATCGGGAGATAGGGCATTGCTATTCCGGGGGCCAAGGGCCTGGGTGAGTTGGTAGGCATCGGGGCGACCATAGGCAATCTCTGGCTCAACCCCCTGTTGAATAAATCGCTGCCCTACTTCATGATCCACGGTAATTTGTTCTAGACCTAGGCGTTTACTAAATCGATAGACACGACTATCACCAACATGGCCAATGCGGATCATAGAACCCTGAACAAGGGCGGCAATCAAGGTGGTTCCCATGCGGCCACTGCCGGTCTTGGATTTATCTTCATTCACACTGAAAATAGCTTGGTTAGCTCGCAAAATCCCTTCTCGAAATAGGGTGGCATCGGGTAACGGGGATTGCCACGGCCAAAACTCTTCAAAATAATCACATAGGGTTTTAGCCGCCAAGGAACTGGCAACTTCCCCCTCGGCGTGGCCGCCCATCCCATCGCAGACAATATACAACCCCTCCGCCTGAACCTGCTGACCACTGGAGGTAAACCATTGTTTTTGACGATTATGAATTAGGAAAAAGTCTTCGTTGTGGTGTCGTTCACGACCGGTATCGGTATGGCCGAAAACTTCTAGGCAAACCACCTGCTTGGGTAAAACTGCGGTGGGGGCATCATCGGCGGCGGTGGCATCCTCCAACTCATCCATTGTCAGGATGCCCATATCCTCCTCATCTGGACTGATATCCCCCGTGTCATCCTCTATATCTGCCCCATCCCCGCCATCTATTTCATCTCTTTCATCAATAATTTCATTGGTATCCCTTGCCCCCATATCCTCCCCAATCTCTGTGTCTAAGGAGAGGAGAAGATCACTTTGCAGGGTTTCCGCCAAATCATCCAAAAGGTTTTGCAACTCTAAAATACTCGTCACTGGCTGACTGGCGAGACAGGCTAGAAGGGGCGAAAAAGAGGTCTGACGGCGAGGGGTGGTCAGTTCAAAGAGTTTTTGCCATGCCTTGACCAAGGGTAATTGCTGCTCAGGCACAATGCGACGAACACCAATGACCTGCTCGACGAATTCCGGGGTGGGGTCGGAAATGGGATCAAAGGACAACTGGCGCAGATAAAGGGTGCGATCGCTGCGGACACAAATATTATCCTCAATGATCAAGGAGGCACTACAGCCCCAGGGTTCTAGCCCCTGCCAAATCTCAAGCATATCCTCTAGCCAACGGAAGATTGCCTGATCGGGAATGGTTTCATCGCGCCACAGTTGACTTAGGGGTTGGGCCTGGGGATCAAATCCCAACGCCACACCCTGGCATTTGCCGGTTAACTTATCAATGGAATGATTGTCTGTCCAAATATCATGGAGTTCGGGGATGGTCTCTGGCATCAGTAAATGTAGGGTGAGATAGGCCACTCCCAGGGGGCTGAACTCAGGAACATAGCATTGAAATTGCTTAATGATCTGTTCGGGTTCGCTGGGATCCAATTCATGGCCCCACTGACTGAGGCTCTCCAACACCGGGGCGATCGCCGTGGGCCAATCCGGGGTCATATCTTCAACAAACTGGGGTTGATCTTCGGGTAAACCCGCTTGATAGCGACGGTAGCGTTGTTGGGGATCGGCGTAGAGGGGCGTACTGGGAGGTTGGGTGTCCTCGTCAATTTCTACTTCAGTGACTCCCCTGTGGGCACAGTTTAGCCAAAAATTGTTTACTTCATCGGGGTAAATAACGGTCCACCAGTAGGAGGGAGGATTGTCCTCCGGAGATTGATCGACATCCGCAGATTCAGTAGATTCCAATGCAGATTGTTCTGGAGATTGTTCAGTATCGTATTGGGATTGCGCCGCCATAGATTCTGCCGCCGTAGATTCTAAAGTTGGTTCGGTAGGAACGTCACGATTATTATTCATTGTAGGTACGGCTCTGGACGCATCAGTAGAAGGCACAAATAGGGTTGCATAGAAGATCTATTAAAAACAGGGAGTAGATTTTATTGTATAGCGATCGCCCGAACCATCTGACCCTTCCTTAAGAATCCGCTAAAATTAGGCCATAATATTCACCCAGCCCTATTCATAACTATTAAGGAGCGTTCTACTCTGTGGTTGCTGCCCTTTCCTCAATTCAAACCGAAAATCCACTATTACGGGGTCAAGGCTTTCCGCCCTTTGACGACATTAAAGCCGATCATGTGGAACCTGCGGTTACCATCCTTCTGGCCAATCTTCGCCAGGAACTAGAGGAACTAGAGCAACGGGTTCAACCCACCTGGGAGCATCTAGTGGAGCCATTGGATCACTTGGGCGATCGCCTGAGTTGGATCTGGGGAATTGTGAATCACTTGACAGGGGTGAAAAATAGCCCGGAACTTCGGCAGGCCTACGAACAGGTTCAACCCCAAGTCGTAGAATTTTATACGGAACTGGCCCAGTCCCAACCCCTTTACTACACCTTTAAGGCTCTGCGGGATAGCCCAGAATTTAGCGGCCTCACGCCAGCCCAACAACGGATTGTTATCGCCGCCATCCGCAATGCCGAGCATACGGGGGTGAGTCTGACCGGCGCAGCCAAGGAACGGTTTAATCAGATCCAACAACGCCTGGCGGAACTGGGTACCCAATTTTCTAACCATGTTCTGGATGCCACAAAGGCCTTTCGCCTCAAACTCACCCAAGCCGATGAGATTGCCGGTTTACCCCCCAGTTTATTGGCCTTAGCAGCCCAAACTGCCCGATCCGATGGGGAAGCCAACGCCACACCCGAAACCGGCCCCTGGCATATCACCTTAGACTTCCCCAGTTTTGGCCCCTTTTTACAGCACAGCCAACGCCGAGATCTGCGGAAACAAGTGTATCGGGCCTACATTAGCCGGGCCGCCAGTGGTGAATTAGATAACTTGCCCATTTTGGAGCAAATTTTAGCCCTGCGCCGGGAAGAGGCCCAACTCCTTGGCTTTGAAACCTATGCTGACCTTAGTTTAGATAGCAAGATGGCCAGTAGTGTCAGTGCAGTGGAAACCCTCTTAGAGGATCTGCGCCGAGTCAGCTATCCAGCCGCCAAGGTCGAGCTAGACCAACTCCAGGCCTTTGCCCAAGAGCATGGAGAGACGGAACCCTTGCAGCACTGGGATATGGGTTACTGGGCCGAGCGACAGCGGGAAGCTCTTTTTGCCTTCAATGATGAGGAATTACGTCCCTATTTTCCCCTGCCCCAGGTCTTAGAGGGCCTGTTTGGCTTAGTGGAGCGGCTGTTTGGCGTGCAGATTGTGCCTGGGGATGGTCAAGCCCCTGTGTGGCATCCCGATGTCCGCTTTTTTACCATCCAAGATGAAAACCACGTCACCATTGCCCATTTTTATTTGGATCCCTATAGCCGTCCAGCGGAAAAACGGGGCGGAGCCTGGATGGATGACTGTTGGGGTCGGGCTAAGGTACGCCAAGGAACTCAGTGGCAGACCCGTTTACCCGTTGCCTATCTTATTTGTAATCAAACCCCCCCGGTGGATGACAAACCCAGCTTGATGACCTTTGGGGAGGTGGAGACCCTCTTCCATGAGTTTGGCCACGGCTTGCAGCATATGCTCACCCAGGTGGATGAAGCCGGAGCCGCAGGGATTAACAATATCGAATGGGATGCGGTGGAATTGCCCAGCCAGTTCATGGAAAACTGGTGTTACCATCGCCCCACCCTCTTTGGCATGGCCCGACATTATCAAACCGGGGAACCCCTGCCGGAACATTACTACGAAAAACTCCTGGCGGCCCGCACCTATCGCAGTGGTAGCGCTATGCTGCGCCAACTCAACTTTAGCTTGTTAGATATTGAATTACACTATCGTTATCGTCCGGGTTCCGGGGAAACGGCCCTGGATGTGCGCGATCGCCTCGCTCCCCTAACAACGGTTTTACCTCCCCTGAAGGATGATGCCTTTCTCTGTAGTTTTGGTCATATTTTTGCCGGTGGGTATGCGGCCGGATACTACAG
Coding sequences within it:
- a CDS encoding M3 family metallopeptidase; its protein translation is MVAALSSIQTENPLLRGQGFPPFDDIKADHVEPAVTILLANLRQELEELEQRVQPTWEHLVEPLDHLGDRLSWIWGIVNHLTGVKNSPELRQAYEQVQPQVVEFYTELAQSQPLYYTFKALRDSPEFSGLTPAQQRIVIAAIRNAEHTGVSLTGAAKERFNQIQQRLAELGTQFSNHVLDATKAFRLKLTQADEIAGLPPSLLALAAQTARSDGEANATPETGPWHITLDFPSFGPFLQHSQRRDLRKQVYRAYISRAASGELDNLPILEQILALRREEAQLLGFETYADLSLDSKMASSVSAVETLLEDLRRVSYPAAKVELDQLQAFAQEHGETEPLQHWDMGYWAERQREALFAFNDEELRPYFPLPQVLEGLFGLVERLFGVQIVPGDGQAPVWHPDVRFFTIQDENHVTIAHFYLDPYSRPAEKRGGAWMDDCWGRAKVRQGTQWQTRLPVAYLICNQTPPVDDKPSLMTFGEVETLFHEFGHGLQHMLTQVDEAGAAGINNIEWDAVELPSQFMENWCYHRPTLFGMARHYQTGEPLPEHYYEKLLAARTYRSGSAMLRQLNFSLLDIELHYRYRPGSGETALDVRDRLAPLTTVLPPLKDDAFLCSFGHIFAGGYAAGYYSYKWAEVLSADAFAAFEEVGLDNDSGIAETGRRFRDTVLALGGSLPPMDVFKAFRGREPSTEPLLRHSGLLTAK
- a CDS encoding FHA domain-containing serine/threonine-protein kinase, yielding MIILHLLDPWKRTPVKTWRFPLKTLIRIGRAADNDVILNDILIGRYHTELACYRDPENLGRWYLKSCGTMGTFLDGKLVSEGTLSNGSLLQLGATGPIIQFLEQHQKRSAPTLAGCTHVGNVPGNLFCIHCGEPLNVQRTIRDYQVLRLLGHGGMGTTYLVCQQHTEPSPRKGLPEVRVLKELRADMESVEKAQELFEREARILQSLCYAGIPTFYDYFVENNKKYLVMELIHGLDLERWVLRNGPVDPVQAIQWMLQACGILDYIHGQDPPVIHRDLKPSNLLVRSRDNQVVLIDFGAVKEAGHSPGTRIAVEGYSAPEQMMGNPHTQSDIYAVGATLVFLLMGDSPIRFYRHRQGVHRLQILEESSIPEPLRQVIHQATEPRLIDRYPTALVLAQALRACLPS
- a CDS encoding ArsB/NhaD family transporter, which encodes MENISAFISLTTFVSVILAIMFEKVHLMVAAFLGALILVFTHVMTLGEAIDYISQSHATIALFFGIMVLIRAFEPTQIFSYLAGQMVKLSRGSGKLLLLGIVAITTPICAVLPNATTVMLLAPLIPPLAQDIGIDFAPLLILMVLVANSAGLLTLVGDPATFIVGDGINITFIEYMQRLSLGGVLAIVAIICLLPVLFSKTWNSQFAGYENLKLPPINHPRTLAFGSLIMALVLFLFVVGESLPIPVQPGAVALMGAGLALFLAHQSKIDTVNNILKDVDWSTLIFFMCTFVMIGGLEKTGVVRQLSTILGMVLGQNIALGCIVLMVLVALLSSVVPNIPLVVAMVPLLKQYLFNVNLITAEMVDPNFSGQFPSLVLPLFYAMMLGATLGGNGTLVGASANIVAAGIAELHGGKISFYRFLRYGLPVMGVQIGVSIVFIAFRFL
- a CDS encoding serine/threonine phosphatase encodes the protein MNNNRDVPTEPTLESTAAESMAAQSQYDTEQSPEQSALESTESADVDQSPEDNPPSYWWTVIYPDEVNNFWLNCAHRGVTEVEIDEDTQPPSTPLYADPQQRYRRYQAGLPEDQPQFVEDMTPDWPTAIAPVLESLSQWGHELDPSEPEQIIKQFQCYVPEFSPLGVAYLTLHLLMPETIPELHDIWTDNHSIDKLTGKCQGVALGFDPQAQPLSQLWRDETIPDQAIFRWLEDMLEIWQGLEPWGCSASLIIEDNICVRSDRTLYLRQLSFDPISDPTPEFVEQVIGVRRIVPEQQLPLVKAWQKLFELTTPRRQTSFSPLLACLASQPVTSILELQNLLDDLAETLQSDLLLSLDTEIGEDMGARDTNEIIDERDEIDGGDGADIEDDTGDISPDEEDMGILTMDELEDATAADDAPTAVLPKQVVCLEVFGHTDTGRERHHNEDFFLIHNRQKQWFTSSGQQVQAEGLYIVCDGMGGHAEGEVASSLAAKTLCDYFEEFWPWQSPLPDATLFREGILRANQAIFSVNEDKSKTGSGRMGTTLIAALVQGSMIRIGHVGDSRVYRFSKRLGLEQITVDHEVGQRFIQQGVEPEIAYGRPDAYQLTQALGPRNSNALSPDVYDIEVHEDTLLLLCSDGLTDNRCLESHVVSHILPMLDFKADLRQGVYQLVQLGNEFNGHDNLTVIAARMKLRSQLNYLF